A DNA window from Impatiens glandulifera chromosome 7, dImpGla2.1, whole genome shotgun sequence contains the following coding sequences:
- the LOC124909932 gene encoding G-type lectin S-receptor-like serine/threonine-protein kinase At1g11330: MNIVLCNSLSMQILWLLIHLSFLLSSVAATNLTLNLPIVDPETIVSNNGIFKLGFFSSNSSTDRYLGVWYNKIPKLTVIWVANRGEPIKDSLGSVTISEDGNLVVLNGQKQLIWSSNFTTSTTNTTSLLLDTGNLIMQDVSSGRILWESFQYPSVSFVQTMRLSYDLNTGDKTTVASWTSPSDPSIGEFSLGLDFRRLPEIVIWKGTRPHWRSGPWDGQAFVGIESMSSYFQNSISLVDDRQGSTYLTFSYTFEDVIMYFQLTSEGAVEQRGWYEGLQDSVVSWFAPNNSCDFYGMCGPFGICDKKASPICSCLAGFVPIHATEWNNGNFTSGCVRQEPLQCGTNNSKEDGFLILKTMKAPDFTEWVPVAAGSSCPDYCLNNCSCLAHAYHDGIGCMIWAGNKLIDMQKFDASGIDVYVRVSYSVLDKKRDNKVIPVALVSVGLATVAVLGYFSWFWFVKKRGRKKTNGILLHPLHSSDNISEDKLEELPQFKFPILLAATDGFREANKIGQGGFGPVFKGKLENGQEIAVKRLSSNSGQGQEEFLNEVKLISKLQHRNLVRLVGCCVEREEKMLVYEYMSNKSLDGFLFDSQNQELSDWKRRMNIIEGIGRGLLYLHRDSRLRIIHRDLKASNILLDDNLNPKISDFGMARIFGYSEHQANTQRVVGTYGYMAPEYAMQGRFSEKSDVFSFGILLLEIVSGRRNTSFYNDMKYLSLLSMAWNLWSAGDVGSLIDRKIAQEGFVMEIFRCIHVGLLCVQEFADDRPSVSLALSMLSSEMTNLPQPNQPPFTQKQNSSSHRISNQDEERCSVNQLTITMMNGR, translated from the exons ATGAATATTGTTCTCTGTAATTCATTATCAATGCAAATTCTTTGGTTGCTAATACATCTTTCTTTCCTTTTAAGCTCAGTTGCTGCAACCAACTTAACCCTCAACCTCCCCATTGTTGATCCAGAAACTATTGTCTCTAACAATGGGATCTTCAAATTGGGATTCTTCAGCTCCAACAGTTCAACGGATCGATATCTTGGAGTCTGGTATAACAAAATCCCCAAGTTGACAGTAATATGGGTAGCCAACCGAGGAGAGCCTATCAAGGACTCTTTGGGATCAGTCACCATATCCGAAGATGGCAATCTTGTAGTCTTGAATGGACAAAAACAACTTATCTGGTCATCAAACTTTACAACTTCCACAACAAACACAACTTCTCTGCTTTTAGATACTGGCAACCTTATCATGCAAGATGTTTCAAGTGGAAGGATCTTGTGGGAGAGTTTTCAATATCCGTCTGTTTCATTTGTCCAGACAATGAGATTGAGTTATGATCTGAATACAGGTGACAAGACCACTGTTGCATCATGGACTAGCCCATCAGATCCATCCATTGGCGAATTCTCTCTAGGACTTGATTTCCGGAGACTGCCTGAAATCGTTATATGGAAAGGTACTCGACCACACTGGCGAAGCGGTCCCTGGGATGGGCAGGCTTTTGTTGGTATAGAGTCCATGTCATCCTACTTTCAAAATTCAATAAGCTTAGTTGATGACAGGCAAGGATCTACATACTTGACATTCAGCTACACGTTTGAAGATGTCATCATGTACTTCCAGTTGACTTCCGAAGGTGCGGTGGAGCAGAGGGGTTGGTATGAGGGGTTGCAGGACTCGGTAGTTAGTTGGTTTGCACCTAACAATAGCTGCGATTTTTACGGAATGTGTGGTCCGTTTGGAATCTGTGACAAAAAAGCCTCTCCAATTTGTTCATGTTTGGCTGGGTTTGTGCCAATACATGCAACAGAATGGAATAATGGTAATTTCACATCTGGATGTGTTAGACAGGAACCTTTGCAGTGTGGAACAAATAACAGTAAAGAAGATGGTTTTTTGATTCTGAAGACGATGAAAGCTCCAGATTTCACAGAGTGGGTGCCGGTTGCAGCAGGATCCAGTTGCCCTGACTATTGCCTAAACAACTGTTCTTGTTTAGCACATGCATATCATGATGGCATTGGTTGCATGATATGGGCAGGAAACAAGTTGATTGATATGCAGAAATTTGATGCTTCCGGAATAGATGTTTATGTTCGTGTGTCATATTCAGTGCTGG ATAAAAAGAGAGACAATAAAGTAATTCCAGTAGCTTTGGTGAGTGTAGGACTAGCGACGGTTGCTGTCCTTGGTTACTTTTCTTGGTTCTGGTTTGTAAAGAAACGAG GAAGGAAGAAAACAAATGGGATTCTATTACACCCTCTTCATTCAAGTGATAACATTTCGGAGGATAAACTTGAGGAGCTACCGCAGTTCAAGTTTCCAATATTGCTCGCTGCAACTGACGGCTTTCGAGAAGCCAATAAGATTGGGCAGGGAGGTTTTGGTCCTGTTTTCAAG GGGAAACTAGAAAATGGACAAGAAATAGCGGTGAAGAGGCTCTCCAGTAACTCTGGACAAGGACAGGAAGAGTTTCTCAATGAGGTTAAGTTGATTTCGAAGCTTCAACATCGTAATCTTGTTCGTCTAGTTGGGTGCTGTGTGGAACGTGAAGAAAAGATGTTGGTCTATGAATACATGTCAAATAAAAGCTTAGACGGCTTCCTCTTTG ATTCTCAAAACCAAGAGTTGTCTGATTGGAAGAGACGGATGAATATCATTGAAGGAATTGGCAGGGGGCTTCTATACCTTCATAGAGATTCTAGGTTAAGGATCATTCATAGAGATCTAAAGGCCAGCAACATTTTACTAGACGATAATCTGAACCCAAAAATATCAGATTTTGGCATGGCGAGGATATTTGGATACAGCGAGCATCAAGCTAATACCCAAAGGGTTGTTGGGACATA TGGTTATATGGCTCCAGAATATGCAATGCAAGGGAGATTTTCAGAGAAGTCGGATGTTTTCAGCTTTGGCATATTGTTATTAGAGATTGTAAGTGGAAGAAGGAACACAAGCTTCTACAATGACATGAAGTATTTAAGCCTACTGAGTATG GCATGGAATTTATGGAGTGCAGGCGATGTGGGGAGCTTAATAGATAGAAAAATAGCGCAGGAGGGATTTGTGATGGAAATATTTAGATGTATACATGTGGGGTTGTTATGCGTGCAGGAATTTGCTGATGACAGACCTTCAGTTTCCTTGGCTCTTTCTATGTTGAGCAGCGAAATGACGAACCTTCCTCAGCCGAATCAGCCTCCGTTTACTCAAAAGCAGAACTCATCTTCTCATAGAATATCTAATCAGGATGAAGAAAGATGTTCTGTGAATCAGTTAACTATTACTATGATGAATGGAAGATAG